In a genomic window of Cynocephalus volans isolate mCynVol1 chromosome 1, mCynVol1.pri, whole genome shotgun sequence:
- the LRTM2 gene encoding leucine-rich repeat and transmembrane domain-containing protein 2, with product MLALGHSPEQRPRLTLQWRQVSWLTCWIALHAVEALPTCPFSCKCDSRKLEVDCSGLGLTVVPPDVPAATRTLLLLNNKLSALPSWAFTNLSSLQRLDLSNNFLDQLPRSIFGDLTNLTELQLRNNSIRTLDRDLLQHLPLLRHLDLSINGLAQLPPGLFDGLPALRSLSLRSNRLQNLDRLTFEPLASLQLLQVGDNPWECDCNLREFKHWMEWFSYRGGRLDQLACTLPKELRGKDMRMVPMEMFNYCSQLEDQNSSAGLDVPGPACTKASPEPAKPKPRAEPETEPSTACPQKQRYRPMSVRRAIGTVIIAGVVCGVVCIMMVVAAAYGCIYASLMAKYHRELKKRQPLMGDPEGEHEDQKQISSVA from the exons ATGCTGGCGCTGGGCCACAGCCCTGAGCAGAGGCCCAGGCTCACTCTGCAGTGGAGGCAGGTCTCCT GGCTCACCTGCTGGATCGCCCTACATGCTGTGGAggccctccccacctgccctttCTCCTGTAAGTGCGACAGCCGCAAACTGGAGGTGGACTGCAGTGGCCTAGGCCTCACCGTGGTGCCCCCGGACGTGCCTGCTGCCACCCGCACCCTCTTGCTCTTGAACAATAAGCTGAGTGCCCTGCCAAGCTGGGCCTTCACCAACCTGTCCAGCCTGCAGCGGCTGGACCTATCCAACAACTTCCTTGACCAGCTGCCCCGCTCCATTTTCGGGGACCTGACGAATCTGACGGAGCTGCAGCTTCGCAACAACAGCATCAGGACCCTGGACAGGGACCTGCTGCAGCACTTGCCACTGCTGCGCCACCTGGACCTGTCCATCAACGGCCTGGCCCAGCTGCCCCCGGGCCTTTTCGACGGACTCCCAGCTCTGCGCTCCCTCTCGCTTCGCTCCAACCGCCTGCAGAACCTGGACCGGCTGACATTTGAACCCCTGGCGAGCCTGCAGCTGCTGCAGGTTGGGGACAACCCCTGGGAGTGTGACTGTAACTTGCGTGAGTTCAAGCACTGGATGGAGTGGTTCTCCTACCGAG GGGGGCGCCTGGACCAGCTTGCCTGCACCCTACCCAAGGAGCTGCGGGGGAAGGACATGCGCATGGTCCCCATGGAGATGTTCAACTACTGCTCCCAGCTGGAGGACCAGAACAGCTCAGCGGGGCTGGATGTTCCTGGGCCAGCCTGCACCAAGGCCAGCCCAGAGCCTGCTAAGCCGAAGCCCAGGGCTGAGCCTGAGACGGAGCCCAGCACAGCCTGCCCCCAGAAGCAGAGGTACCGGCCCATGAGCGTGAGGCGGGCCATCGGCACTGTGATCATCGCAGGCGTTGTCTGCGGCGTCGTCTGCATCAtgatggtggtggctgctgccTACGGCTGCATTTATGCCTCGCTCATGGCCAAGTACCACCGGGAGCTCAAGAAGCGCCAGCCACTGATGGGGGACCCTGAGGGCGAGCATGAAGACCAGAAGCAGATCTCTTCTGTGGCCTGA